One Eptesicus fuscus isolate TK198812 chromosome 13, DD_ASM_mEF_20220401, whole genome shotgun sequence genomic window, AGCTGGCTGAAATTGCAAATTAACTTCAGGGCCGGTTTCTGCCTTCTAAGTGGCTCAGTCTTATTGCCGTCGAGAGAGCGGAGTGTTGCAGTGCGTGGCTGTGGTTTAGAAGCCAGCCTCCTGAATGCGGCATTAGTGGAGGTGCCGGTTGGTTTCTCGTGTTTTGGGAAATGATGGAGGTTGGTCCATTCTGAAACATTttggttctcaaattttaataCTAGGCAATAAAACTCATCTGGGCATCTAGTTAACATGTGGTTTATAATTTAGTAAGTTTAGGGTTAAAACTTGAGATTCATTTCTGGGAAGCTCCTGGGTAATGCTGAAGTTGCTGATATCTTCACACAATTGCTTTTGATTTTCCCCCCATACATTATACTAGCTTTTCTTGCTTGTTGGAACATCTTCAaatcttaacaacaacaaaaaaataggatGTGAAGTGACAGCTCCTCAGAAGGCACCGTTGTgaggtttcaggtcttatgtttaagtctttaatccattttaagttatttttattttttttggggggggaggcatGTAAGATTGGGGGCTAATTTCATTCTGGGGCATGTcattatccagttttcccaacaccatgtattgaagagactatcctttccccattgcaTATTCTTAGCTCCCTTATCACCTGGTAGTGGCTTATTTCTGGGCCCTTGAtgctgttccattggtctgtgtgtctatttttatgccactACTCTACCGtttgattactataactttgccgtatagtttgatatcaggatTGCTTTGacaatttgggattttttttggtTCCATTCAAATTTTAGGATTGCTAGTTCTATTTCTGTGAACagtgccattggaattttgataggaatttcaTTGAAGCTACAGATTGCTTTGAACAGAATGGACACTTTAACAATATTACTAATAATACTTCTGATCCATAAACAGGACATATCCATTTATTTGTGCCCTAAGAAAACACCGATTTGCTTTTTGTGGCCCTACAGTGACTATATTTTATAGTTTCAGATAATTTGGATCATGTGTActtcacaaaattttaaaattcattaatgttgtgtgtgtgtgttcaataatattccatttctatagatgtatcacatttaaaaaatgaatttacctATCCATTGACATATGGGCTGTTTGCATTTTGAGGTTAATAAGAACAAAGCTCTCTCAATATTGGTGTACAGTTCTTTGTGTGAACATGTATATTTCTCTTTAGAAACACCTAAGATTGGAATGAGTGGGTCATATTTCACAGTATGGAAAAACTGttaggattttttgttgttgttaatcctcattgaggatatttttcccattgatttttagacagagtggaagggagggggagagacagagagagaaacatcagtgtgggagagacacatagattggttgcctcctgcaagcgccCAAATGGGGGACTGGGGTCTGAGATCGAGTCctcaaccgaggtacatacccttgacggaaatgaacctgggacccttcaggccgctgGCCAAtagcccaaccactgagccaaatcagctaaggCTTTTAGGAATTTTTTTAAGGCAAAGTACTTAAACCATTTTCATTTATATCAGCGATGTAAGACAGTACCAGTTATTTTTCATCCTAGCCAACAGTTGGTATAatcagtctttttcattttacgAATTCAGATGGTCATATAAtagtattaatttgcatttcccatgTTTTCATGTACTGTACTTTGTTATTTGCATGTTTGTTTAGAAATGTCAgttcatatattttgtccattttattggATAGTCGgagttcaaatttttaaaatatattttgtggtcAAAGGACACATTCGGTATCACTTCAGTCCTATGACATTCACTGAGATTTACCTGCTGGCCCAGCAGAGGGTCTATTTTCGTGTCCAGTGTACACTTGAAAGAATAGGTGTTCTGTTGATGTTGGGAGGCATGTTTTATAAATACCAGTAAAATTCTTGAATGGTAGTGCTATCTTCTACATCTTTAATAATTTTCTACTTGTTGCATCAGTTTTCAAGAGAGAAAAGTTATATTTCAGTTATAATTGtggatttacctatttttttaattctagttttTGCTTAATGTCTTTTGATGCTTTATTATTGGGTGTCTGTATTTATGATTATATCTTTGTGATGACTTGAAGCTTTCATTATCATAAAGTGTTCATCTATACACCCGATAATATGATTTATTCTGAAGACTAATTCGTGTTAGTAACATAGCCATTCTGGCTTTAGGATTTGTGTTTTCATGGGACATATTGTTGCATCTTCCTATTTTTATGCCTTTCAATGTTCATATGCAAAGCATGTTTCTGGTAGATATTTTGTAGTTGTTTTTGCCTTTTGTAAAATCCAGCTTGACAATCTCCGCCTGTTGCGAGAAATTTCTTCATTGGTCTTGCATGTTTCTGTATGTTTTCTGAGCaaaggttttaatatttttttctctaaactaTCTTTTTAAGGATGTTATATAGTAAGTAAACTTGGAAGATAGTTTACAGCGGATTTGTTTACTGTCCAGTATAGTGGAGATAATATCTTTCTCTGAGCAAAGTTGGGCAGGTTTGCTTAGCAGCCCCATATGTAAGGTTGGGGTTTCCTTAGTTGTAACATGAACACACAGTATCCATCTGGcacacctctgcctctccccatggGGCTTGGCGAGTCAAGGGGGACCAATGCAAGCATGTGTTTGATGCTGCCTGCTGTGCTAGacataataaagttatttttctccACCCAGTAAGTCTGTTTTCTGCCAGCATCTATGAAACTGTGACAGTCTAACTTGTTTCTTCTAAGTAGAATAAAATTTCGAATTCTACACAGTTCTTGATACTGCCTTTTAATTGGGGTGTTTAGACCATCTAGGTTTAATGTAGCTACTGATTCATTTGGGATTTAATCTATTATCttgccatttgttttctttattatcaaatccattcttttctttttctatcttcaTTTGGATGGATTTTAAGCATTCGATTTTATCACCACTTAGCTATATTTCTCTGTTTGTGTGTATGGTTTCTCTGGTACCTACAATATGTGTTTAACATATCCAAGTCTACCTTCAAATAATATACCTTTTCACCTAAAATATGAGAAACTTTTGATGATTGTACTCTCCCACCCTTTATTGTTGTTGTCATACATTTACCTCTATGTGTTATTAAAGCCATAATAATTAATTTTGCTTAAAAGAGTcagttcattttaaaatcaaatattagaataaaatgattttatatttacttgtttgtGCATTATTTCCAGAGCTTTTTATTGTTCTGTGTAGATCTAAGAATCTATCTGATACTATTTTTCTTCCACCTAAGAGCTTTCTCCTACTGTTGATACTTTTTTGGCACtcctgaaaaaaaatctgcatttttgcCTTCAGTTTTGAAGGACAGTTTTGTTCCATATAAAACTTTAGTTTCACAGGTTTTTCTTTAATCAATTCTCTAAAGATGTCATTCTGGTTTACATAGTTTTTAATGAGGTTTGTGGATTTTTAtgcttgtttctcaatatttAATGACCATTTTCCCCtgctgttttcctttctcttttcaatTATTCAGCAATTCAGTTATGAGGTAATTTGATCTTTATCTTGCTTGTTTATTAAGCTTTTTGTATCCATgggattaattttaattaaatttgaaaaagttGTGGGAATTCTTTTTTACTCCCATCCTCCCCTATTTAGACATTCTCAATTATTCAAATGTTAGACCACGTGATACAGTGTGACATGTCAGCGAGGTACTGATAAATTTTCCAGTCTGTTTCTTTTGTCCCAGTTTGGATTATTCCTCTTGCTATATCTGCTATATCCTCAATTTCATGACTTCTTTTTTTACATCTAATATACTGTTAATCTCATGTTGTGACTTTTCAAATTTTGGATACTTTTCAGTTATACAAGTTCTGTTTAgttcttttaaatatcttttattcctctctttgttcatgtttttaaattactgagcatagttaacatatattttatttaaattaattcttttaCTTATGTAACCtcttttcatttctgtgttttttttctattgactCGATTTCCCTGattttgtgttatattttttctgcttcttgACATGCCTAGTAATTTTGATTGGATACTAGACATTGGACATTGATAGTGGACTAAGACTAAACAGATCTGACTTTGTTGAGTTTCACACTGTGAACATGCAGTTTAGCATTCAGCAAAGACTCAGTGTAAGCCATATAAGATCTACAAAGTGCTGTGTATAGTTCCTTATGCTCTGGAATTCTGCCTACAACTTCCAGCTGTCCCAGACTTCCTGAATTGTTATCTCTGTTGCTCAACTCATCCTCAACCCAAGAACATTGCTGTGCTCTGCTTATGATCCTTTTCTCTGCATCAAGATCTGGATTGCTCCCTGTGCAGTAAATGGGTAGTGATTGGGTTCACCTATTTCTCCTTGGTTAGGGATCACAGCCCTTTTTTTGACTTTTGTCTTATATCTAAAAAaaccattgttttaaatattttgtcctgTTTTCTAGTTGCTTAGTGTGGAAACATAATTCTGGTACTTCCATCATGCCCAGAAACAGAATCCCTTGTACTTCAAATTATATTTTGGAGGCTGCAAATGATCACTGAATATAATGACCCTGTCAATCTAATAGTTGGCAGTTTAGTTTGAAAATAATAGTGATAATTCCATTTTTGTTAATAATTATGTAACTAAACAAGCATTTTACAGAAGCATATGATTATCATCCATAttatacataaaagtaaaatttaattcaatattcaaattttaccttgaatgaaaattataattgCACTATAGCTTATTTGCAATATCAACCCATAATACAGGGTTTAGTTAAACATTTTGTTTAAACACAAGTCATAATTATATACAGCAGAGGAAATCTGTTTTTCcttattattaaaacaatagaggcccggtgcacaaaatttgtgcatgggtagggtccctaggcctggccagcaatcagggctgatcaggttccctgtctctccttctccctgcctcctccttccctcaccacctgtGCACTGCCACCACGTGGTTCCCTgcctcctcacctccctgcctcctccttccctcactacCCACGCACCACCAATGTatggttccccacctccctgtctctccacctcccccgctcctccttccctcgcatCCCAcgtccgccaccacccacccccagttccctattccagcctggggccggggcccaatcaggcaatcagggcctgctggctggagggaggaaataggaggttggccagcaggccccattgGCAATCAGggtctgcgggctgggggcagctcctgtgttgagcatctgcccccctggtggtcggtgcacgtcatagtgaccagtcattctggttgttccatcgtaacagtggcttaggcttttatatagatagataattctAAATCTCTACATAAGTCATAAATCCAACTGCAAAATTTAAGTATCAGTGTATTACTTTCAAAAGCCTGTACACAGTCACTATCACTTGGTGAAAAGCAGCAAGTTTCAAATTTCCAAAAAGTAAGTGTTAGGGAGATATGCTGTTTATTGAAATTCTAGAGCCTGTGTCTTGGATGTGAAATGGTTGCATTATGTTTATTTTGCAGAAAGGGCAGAGTAttgcctttatttttcaaatggagTAAAACCTGGAAATGCCACTTGGTGTCAGAAATCCACAGATTTCTTCCATACAGGCTCCAGCTTTATGGCCACTAGGAGATCAAAatacacaagaaaaagaaattcagtttgtttacattaagaaatatttatgcaACTATAAATCATCTGCAAAAGGTATCAAAGGGAGAAGCCTTTCTTCTGCTAAGAGAATTATGTAAAAACTAGCAATGCTATTCCCAATTAAAGCCGCGTACAGATACAATCCAGATATGAAAATCACTAATATCCAATATCACTAATAATCTGGGGGAAATttgatataaacatttttttttttctgtgagtcAGGCAGCAGATACTAGGAACAGAAAGAATTTGTGGAAGATGAAGATAACAGTTTGGATCAAAGTCATTTCTAAACATAATGGGTGTAACAGAAATGTTAAACATGGGGATTTTCTTTTTGTAGACTTACGCTCTGTTTGGTGCAGAGTTTTCTGATGTGTTCAGGCCTAGTCTGAATAACCATTTGGCAGAagattttgtcatttattttccaaataatataaACCAAAATACTTAAGTGAATAATTTTGTCAGATAATATATGGCAAAGCAAAAAATGGAATCCAGATCATGGTTTCAAAAATCACACTCTTTTCATTAAACCACAGCACCTCCAGGGACGATTACAAAGGAGATTTCAATAATAGATGAGAATTTCATTAGAGGAGCTTTAAGGTAACTTCCCAGAATGCAAGCACACATTTTTCAAaggaaagtagaaaaacaaaattgggaGTATTACATTAATTAGAAATGAGGATATCTGGTGCATTAAGGATCCGTTAATTAGATTGAAGTCTTCATACTTACTTGGAGCCCTGGTTCTGGAACAGGAGAAGGCTTTGCAAACCGCTTATTAAGTttcatcttctctttctttagGTTTTTCATATTCTGAATACGTTTATTTATGGActtaaggaaaattaaaaaaaattaaaaaatgttttttataaagtAACATGCTGATTATATTTTTGGTTTATGTCAATAAAAAAGATGAACCAGTCAGTGCATATGGCTTACATAGCTAcataaaagtaggaaaaaaaatcttccttttcaAATGTGTggtttatagatgaaaaaacatATGGGACTATTAGTAGAATTTTCAAAAGAGACTACTCTTAATCCCTACTTTACCAACCATGTACTAGTACATTTAGATACATGCATTAAGAGCCCTAAAAgggcatggccagtgtggctcaatggtcaAATGTCATTCTAGGAACCAATGttatattcctggtcagggtacatgcccaggctgtgggcttgatcgaTCAACCCAGTAGGGAGCgagcagaaggcagttgatctatgatgtttccctctcatttatgtttctatctctctaaccctctttctcctctctctctctcttaaaaaaaaaaaaatcaataaaaaataaacataaaataaaaaacccaaaggGATTTTTATAGTAATTAGAGAACAAACATCCATGCACATTCTTTTAAATGCTACATATCACacagagcttttttaaaaaatttccccgcTGTATGATATCTATAAGTAGCAGGCACCTAAGGGATCACACTAGAATGCATTGACGATAATGAAAGAATATTACGGTGAAGAGGATATGAATAATAGGAACTTTTATATACTGCCAATAGGAGTGCATTTGGTACAATTGCTTTGAAAACAATGAGGCCTTACTTCATAACAATGAAAAACTCTCTTTTCCTATGATCCAATTATCTACTCCTGCCTAATTAATAAAGTGAAACTTTTATTTACtgggaaaaaaagacaaactgGAATGTTCGCAATAGCACTGTTCATTACAGGCAAATGTGCAAACTACCCACTGCCCATCAACAGTAAGTCACAAGATCCCAGAGTCCCAAGAAAGATAACACAGAAGTGTCTATCTAAAAAAGTTCTATCATATCAGGACCACCACACATAAAGGAACAAGATAAAGTCACAATTTTGAAATACCCAGAATGATTCATTTAAACATTACCTGCCTTTCAGTGACATCTGAAGGATGAGGATTTCTTGGTCCTTCCTACAAAATATgtgcaataattaaaaaaaaaatcaagtcatgAGCAGACAGAAAGATTAGTTATTATAACAGGAAACCTATGGTACagttttttattaatatactagagacccggtgaacaaatttgtgcactggtggggtccctcggcctggccagtgattggagCTGATCAGGGCTGTctagcccagtcctgatcgggccAATGGGGGCCagttggctggggagggactgcaggagggctccagagcgtgtctgGCCAGTCTCGCACAGTCTccatcggccagaccccaggagcaagctaacttactggttggagcatctgacccctggtggtcagtgtgcatcatagtgactggtgcgACGGTCGAATGAACAGTCgaatgaatggttggacacttagcatattatgcttttattatataggatgcatatTATGTTGATGGCAAGTGGCAGGAGCAGAAGAATATCAAGGTAAAAACCAGGTTGGAGATTGGTGATAGTACTAGAAGAGAACCAGCTATAAACACCATTATAGGCATGAAAAATGATAAAGGGAAGCTTCATTTAAAATGGAGTTGGAGACCAGAAGGGGGAGACCTCAGGCAGTACCACTTGACATCAATTACAGACCCTATCTGGAAGAACTGTTAGTTATGGGCCTCAACAGGAAGAGACTTACCACTCCAGCAGGAGGAAGAAAGGTTTTCTTCCTTGCAACTCAACCAATGAGAAACCACTTTCACTTTTTTCCTCAATGGGTTTCCTTTCAAAAAAATCTCTACCaacttcctcctttttctctataaaattcCCCTCCTTTGCTTGTTCGATTAACCTATAGTGTTTTGCTATAGCATACTTGTCTAGAATAGCGATTCTCTACTATTCTCAGGTATAGCCATTATGCTGCTaaaatagttgttttattttttttggacaACACAGGGAACATATTGACTACGGAGATTTATTCTGGAAGAATGGATGTAGGATAAATCCAAACATTCATGTTTCTGTTGGTACATGACTTCAATGGTACCATGCTGATCTCTCGATTAAGGAACTGATTTTTAGTTGAGGTTCTAAAGCCTGGTAAAGCTGGGGTGATTAAGAAACTCCACCAGATGGTTTGGTTTTCTGAGGCACAGGGAGTTTGGCTGGTAGTTTATGGGTTTGCAACACCTCCCCCCAATTTCTAAATTATACAATAAATACTTCCCTCTGTCCTCATTTTGATCAGCTGTTtaactcaaagacctaaaagtAACCTCCTCTCCATCTGAATATTGAGAAGTTCATCCTTTTTCCCACCTCTGTAACTCTCACCCCACCTTCTAGGTCGGCTCACTGTGTCAGTTAACAGACATGATGGAATAATGGCAGCACCTACAAGGCACAGCGTAGGGTTTTTCCTTGTCCTGGGCAGGTCTTGCAGCCCAGGATCAAGTCTGTCTACTTCACCAGGGATTTCCCACCCCCTAGCACCAGACTACATGCCCAATAGCCTGATGCTCTCCTGGCTGTTCTGGCCTACAAGCTCATAGCCTGGGCAAGGGTGACAGAGCTGGGGTTAAGGGCAGGAAACTCACGGAGTTAACTTGGGTACTTTCATCCCCTATACAATGCAGGCACATGCTTCAGAGCCTCAGAGCGCCCCTGGCGCCCACTGCGTGATCTCAACCAAGTAATTGCAGGCAGGCCACCTACTCCTAGGAGCCCCGCCCTGTCTCATCACAATTCTCTTTATCCTCCCCCTGTGAGCCCCGCCCTCTCTTTAGCTGTCTTCCCATCCCAATGAAAGGAAGGTGGAGTCTCCAGCTGTCTAGCTGTCTAGAGAGCACCAGTGGCGTTAGGGATGCCAGGTTACCTCAGTTCCATATCCTTCCAGCTCTTTTGCTCAGACAACCACAGAATACCAACTTTTCATCTTTTCTGACCTTCTCTCTCTACTCTCCACCAAGTCCCCTGCACTTCGATTCCATGGCCCCTCACTTCAGCCGATGGTCAGGGTTCTCAATTCCTTGATCTCACTGTTCTTTCATCATAGCTTCCAGTTGGATATATCCAACTACCGGCCTTGTTCCTGGGCTGAAATGGGAGAATACTTGAAGATTCCTGCAATACATACCCATAATCTCCAACTTAACCTGTGTCCTCATCAGGGCTATCCACTTCTTTTATGTTGCacacctctttcttttttatattctgtaGTATTGCCTTCAAACCGCCTCCCTGCTATTAAAATCTCTGAACTCAGCATCTCCCAGGCACCTCCCTGCTTTAAAATCTCTGAACCCAACATCTTCCAGGCGCTTTCAGCTGAAGTTGGACGGCTTTTCCTCCACTCCGTGACAAACACACATAGAATTAATGCTCAGCACTGTTATATGAATTTATACATATTAGCTCCTTACAAAAAACCCCAAAGGGTGAGTATGTGTGGTTATTATCATCTGGGAAACAAGGCACTGGTGTGTTAAATCACTTGTCCAAGGTTATACAATTAGTGGGTGAGCTGGGATTTATCTACAAAGTTGGCCTCAGCGCCTGTGCTCTTAATCACTATGCTTTGCCACCAATAGCTTTTAAAAGCCCGGAGGTGCTAGCTATCTCCACTCCTTGCCACCTGTAAGCCTATATATAACCTTGTTTGTATCCGCATTACTCTTTTCCTGTCATCCTGTTGGGATTGAAAAAGTTGCCCCCCTCCTCCTAACTGAAATAAATCTCTCCACTTCTGTTCTCATGCCATTTCCCTCCTAGAAACCTCTCCAGAGATCTTACTCCACATATTGCTTCCTCTTCTTGTTATCCCCTCtatatttcctttccttgaaacatttaaaatccaTATACTCAAATCTCCTCTTCAGATGAGTAAACCAAAAACCCTTGAACAACAACTGATTATAACTATTGTCCATCGCCTCTGTTTACAGGAAACTTTCACAAGAGTTGTCTGCGATTCCCATGCTCTCTTCTTTACATCCAGTGTAATATCTGGCTCACTGCAACCTTCTTCAACCCTTACTACACCATTGGTATTGTTTCAAAATGGTCACTAATGATCTTCCTGCTGAATTCAATGAACACTTTGTCTCAGGTGACTTTGGCACTGTTAGAAACTGTAGAGATATCTTGAAAGATTATCTTAGGAAATTTACTCTTTCCCCTGTT contains:
- the CCDC179 gene encoding coiled-coil domain-containing protein 179, coding for MCLHCIGDESTQVNSEGPRNPHPSDVTERQSINKRIQNMKNLKKEKMKLNKRFAKPSPVPEPGLQWP